A region of the Massilia sp. erpn genome:
CTTCGACATCTCGGTCGGCGGCAGCGTCGATCTGAAAAAGGACGTCGACGTCACCATGAACCTGACCGTGGGCGGCAGCGTCGACATCGCCAAGGATGCCCGCTTCACCGGCAATATCACGGCCGGCGGCAACGCCACGTTCGCCAAGGACTCTATTTACGACGGCGACGTGACCGTGGGCGGTTTTCTGTCCGTGGACAAAAACACTTACATCACCGGCACCTGCCGCGCCGGAGCCACCAATTACACGGGTTGCGGCGCGAAGCCGCCTGCGTCCACGCTGCACCATATCCGCGTCAGCCACAACGGCACCGCCCTGACCTGCACACCCGCCGCCATCACGGTCTACGCATGCACCGGCAGCGACAGCAGCAACACCTGCACCGCTTATACCGGCGGCGTCAGCGGCAATGTTAAAACCAGCGGCGGCGCCAGCGCCCCGTTCACCATTCCTTCTGGCAGCAGCTCGACCAGCGTCAGCCTGGCTGTCACCACGGCCGGCACGGTAACGCTGTCGGCCGACGGCTACACATCCAGCAATGGCTATACCTGCTGGAATGGCGCCAGCACCAGCTGCAGCCTCGACTTTCAGGATGCCGCCTTCCTGATCAGCGTTGCCGACCACATCGCAGGCACCAGCCAGACGGCAAAGATCGAAGCGGTGAAAAAAAGCGATACCAGCAGCCGCTGCACGCCTGGCTTCACCGGAACGCGCGCCGTGAATCTCAGCTGTAATTACAGCAACCCTGCCAGCGGCTCGGTTCAGCTGAGCATTGGCGGCAGCAAGATCAGCTGCAATGCCCCTGCCACCGCCATCACCCTGAGTTTCGACAGCAATGGCGTGGCCGAGCCTTCGCTCAGCTATGAAGATGTCGGCGCATTGACCCTGAATGCGAGCATCGCCTCCCCTGCCATGACCGGCTCGGATGGCTTTGTGGTGGCGCCGGCGAGCTTCAGCATCGCGCCGAATGAGAGCAATCCGCACAAGGCCGGCAGTCCCTTCACCGCCGACGTGACCGCCCTTAATGCCCTGGGCAAGGCAACGCCCAATTTCGGCAAGGAGAATCCTGCAGCGCAGGTGCGGGTAGGCTTCAACAAATGCACGCCCACGGCTAATCTCGGCGCGGCATCAGGAGTCGTCGCCACCGGGCTGGTCCAGAGCTTTACCAATGGCAAAGGGCAAGCGGCCAACATCAGCTGGTCCGAAGTCGGCACAGGCGATCTGACGGCCTACCTCGACAACAATCCTGGCTCGGCTTCGGCGCCTTTGCCCTATCTCTCTTCGGCCATTAAACCGGCGGGCAGCACCGCAACCGCCAACAGCTCCTGCACGCAAAGCTTTGTGCCGCACCATTTTGATGTGACGCACGCCAGCACCCGCCTTTTCTGGTACTCGGGGCAAACCATAGACAAGATCAAAGTCACCGCCAAAGCCTATGCCAATCCGCCGAGTGCCGCCACCACGACCCAAAACTATATGCTTGGCGCTGCCGCAAACGCCAAAGTCGACCTCGCCGCATTCAGCGACGGGCCGCCGGTAGCGGCGGTTCCTTCCGCGACTGGCACGCTGAATACCGCCTCCATTGCCGGCTCCGCTTTTCAAAGCGTCAATAAAGGCGAAGCGGAGCTGACCCCGGTCTTCACGTTCGCGCAGATCAAGACTGCCCCCCTCCCATTGCGCGTGCGCGCGACAGAGGGGACCGTCGTTACATCCGCCAATGGGAAAGAGGATGTCATTGCCATCCGCAGCGGTCGCTTGCGCTTTTCCAACGGCTTTGGTCCCAAGCTCGGCAACGCCAGCTTGGCACTCCGCGCAGAATACTGGACCGGTTCAAGCTGGATTCTCAATAGCGACGATAGCACCACCACCCTGCCGCCGACTGCATTTGCCTTGACGCCTGCCTTTGCCGCGGTAAAGTTGAGCGTTGGGGAGTCGAAGCAAATGCAAAATGGCAGCACGCGCCTGGTGCTGAACCGCGCCGCCACTGGCAATGCCAGCGACGACCAGCAACAACTCAAGGTGGACGTTGCCATCAATCTCGGGTCGGCAGGCAACGATAAATCCTGCCTGGCTGGCCATCCGGCCAGCGTTGCAGGCGCCCTGCCCTGGCTGCGCTCCAGCTATGGCGACTGCGCCGATTCCAAGGCAGGCGTTGGCGATCCCTCCGCCCGCGCCAGCTTCGGCGTCTCGACGCCGGAGAATCGGGCACGGGTGCATGTGCGCGAGGTGTTCAATTGAAGGCGAAGCCGCGCGGTTTCACCATGGTGGAACTGGTGACGGTGCTCGTCTTGTTGGGCATTCTGTCGGTCGCCATCGTGCCGCGCATGATGAGCAGCGCCGATACGGCTGCCCCCATTTTCCGCGCCGATATTCTTAGCGCCTTGCGCTACGCCCAGAAGGTATCGGTCAGCCACCGGCGCCTCGTCTGCGCAAATATTGCTGCCGGAAGCATCACCCTCACCATCGCCCAGGCCAATCCGCCAGCTGCGGGCTGCAACGCCGCCTTACCCAGCCCGGACAACTCACCTTACAGCAGCAAAGATCCAGCGGTTACTGCCGCCAATAATATCGCTGGCAGTACTCTATTCTTCCAGCCCAACGGCGATATCCTGGATGGCAATAGCGCCCTGGCCAACGGTCAAATCACCATCAGCGGCCAGGCTGCTATCGTCATCGACGGCGGAGGCAGCCGTGTGGAATAAGGCCCAGCGCGGAGTCACCCTGATCGAACTGATCGTGGCGATTGTAATTCTGGGCGTGGGCCTGGTGGGGATCCTGATGGCGTTTTCCGGCGCCGCCGTCCGCAGCACCGACCCCATGGTGCGCAGGCAGATGGCGGCCATTGCTGAAGGCATGATGGAAGAGATCCAGCGCATGCCATTTGCGCCGGATGGTACTTCCCCGCCAGCCGGTTGCGCCCGCAGCGCCTACGGTAACATCATGCACTATAACGGCTACAACCAGCCTATTTGCAACACGGCGGGGACATTGCTTCCCGGCCTGAGCCCCTACGGAATCCAGGTTGCAGTCAGCCAGCTGGCAGCCAACTCTCCGCTAACCGGGGTTCCTCCCGCCGCTGGCTACGAAATCACCGTCACCGTGTTGCATGCCAGCGGGTCATATGTGCTGCGTGGCTGGCGCACCAATTTCGGCGTAAACCAACCATGAAACAGCACGCCAAAGGCTTTACCCTCATTGAGTTGATCGTCATCATGATAGTCGTTGGCGTGCTGTCGGGTAGCATCGCCATCTTCGTAAAGCCAGCGATGGAGAGTTACGTCGATAGCGGCAGGCGCACCACCCTGACCGATCTCGCCGACGGCGCCATGCGCAGAATAAAACGCGATATCCGCATGTCGGTGCCGAACTCCTTCCGCCAGTCGGGTTCGACCTGCCTTGAAATGGTGCCGACTTCAGGCGGCGGCCGCTTCCGCACAGCGGCCGATCCAAACGATGCAAGCAGCCAGCCGCTCGACACCAGTGCGCCTGGCACCAGCTTTGATGTCGTCATGGGACCAGGCAGCGCACCGGCGGCGACCAATCTGCTCGTAATCGGCAATCAAAGTCCGGAAGAGGTCTACAGCGGCTCCAATGTCAACACCATCGCCCAGGTGGCCACCCACCCCGCGCCAGCGGCAGCGGGTGCCGTCGTGCTTGGCACGCACCGTATTACGCTCAATGCTACCGCCAAATATCCTCTGGGTTATGAAGGCGGCAGGTTTGTGCTGGTACCCGCTGCCCAGCAAGCCGTGTTCTATCGGTGCAATAACGGTGTGCTCACGCGCTTTTCGAATTATGTGCCGAACCCGGTTACACCTGCGAATTGCACTCCACCGGCCAACGCAAGCAGCGCTATTGTGGCGACACATTTATCGGCCTGCAGCTTCAATCTGAATCCGAATCCCGGCATTACTCAGGACAGCGGCTTTATCGAACTACAGCTCACGCTAAGCGATACGGGATCCAACGTCACCCTCATCGACGGCGCCCACGCCGATAACATGCCATGAGAAACAGGCAAAAACAAGGGGGCTTCGGCGTCATCGCCGCAGTCATCATACTGGTAATGTTAAGCGCTTTCGCCGCCGCCGTACTGCGTACGACCAGCGGCCAGCAAGCTGCCACCAATCTGGATATAGCTGCATCCAACGCTTTCCAGGCAGCGCGGGCGGGGACTGAATGGGGACTGTATCAGGCACTGGTTCTCAACACATGCCAGACGAATCAGCAATTGAACCTGGCTGCATTGAACGGTTTCACCGTGACGGTGAATTGCAGCCGCATTACGATTAGGGAAGGTGAAACTGCGCCTGGACAAGCAGAGGTAAAGAC
Encoded here:
- a CDS encoding prepilin-type N-terminal cleavage/methylation domain-containing protein, whose amino-acid sequence is MWNKAQRGVTLIELIVAIVILGVGLVGILMAFSGAAVRSTDPMVRRQMAAIAEGMMEEIQRMPFAPDGTSPPAGCARSAYGNIMHYNGYNQPICNTAGTLLPGLSPYGIQVAVSQLAANSPLTGVPPAAGYEITVTVLHASGSYVLRGWRTNFGVNQP
- a CDS encoding MSHA biogenesis protein MshP encodes the protein MRNRQKQGGFGVIAAVIILVMLSAFAAAVLRTTSGQQAATNLDIAASNAFQAARAGTEWGLYQALVLNTCQTNQQLNLAALNGFTVTVNCSRITIREGETAPGQAEVKTIFTVDAVACNTAGPCPANASAATPDYVERRHMAAACMTATLGACYN
- a CDS encoding prepilin-type N-terminal cleavage/methylation domain-containing protein produces the protein MKAKPRGFTMVELVTVLVLLGILSVAIVPRMMSSADTAAPIFRADILSALRYAQKVSVSHRRLVCANIAAGSITLTIAQANPPAAGCNAALPSPDNSPYSSKDPAVTAANNIAGSTLFFQPNGDILDGNSALANGQITISGQAAIVIDGGGSRVE
- a CDS encoding polymer-forming cytoskeletal protein, which produces MDSRLSSLLPKFAAVPLAFLLYAATSPALADTYNLPADLKKSPFNCSGSGQDYNCGSIDLDKDAVLVLSGPIRLQVSGNFSTDKNLSSVNNGYSFDISVGGSVDLKKDVDVTMNLTVGGSVDIAKDARFTGNITAGGNATFAKDSIYDGDVTVGGFLSVDKNTYITGTCRAGATNYTGCGAKPPASTLHHIRVSHNGTALTCTPAAITVYACTGSDSSNTCTAYTGGVSGNVKTSGGASAPFTIPSGSSSTSVSLAVTTAGTVTLSADGYTSSNGYTCWNGASTSCSLDFQDAAFLISVADHIAGTSQTAKIEAVKKSDTSSRCTPGFTGTRAVNLSCNYSNPASGSVQLSIGGSKISCNAPATAITLSFDSNGVAEPSLSYEDVGALTLNASIASPAMTGSDGFVVAPASFSIAPNESNPHKAGSPFTADVTALNALGKATPNFGKENPAAQVRVGFNKCTPTANLGAASGVVATGLVQSFTNGKGQAANISWSEVGTGDLTAYLDNNPGSASAPLPYLSSAIKPAGSTATANSSCTQSFVPHHFDVTHASTRLFWYSGQTIDKIKVTAKAYANPPSAATTTQNYMLGAAANAKVDLAAFSDGPPVAAVPSATGTLNTASIAGSAFQSVNKGEAELTPVFTFAQIKTAPLPLRVRATEGTVVTSANGKEDVIAIRSGRLRFSNGFGPKLGNASLALRAEYWTGSSWILNSDDSTTTLPPTAFALTPAFAAVKLSVGESKQMQNGSTRLVLNRAATGNASDDQQQLKVDVAINLGSAGNDKSCLAGHPASVAGALPWLRSSYGDCADSKAGVGDPSARASFGVSTPENRARVHVREVFN
- a CDS encoding prepilin-type N-terminal cleavage/methylation domain-containing protein, whose amino-acid sequence is MKQHAKGFTLIELIVIMIVVGVLSGSIAIFVKPAMESYVDSGRRTTLTDLADGAMRRIKRDIRMSVPNSFRQSGSTCLEMVPTSGGGRFRTAADPNDASSQPLDTSAPGTSFDVVMGPGSAPAATNLLVIGNQSPEEVYSGSNVNTIAQVATHPAPAAAGAVVLGTHRITLNATAKYPLGYEGGRFVLVPAAQQAVFYRCNNGVLTRFSNYVPNPVTPANCTPPANASSAIVATHLSACSFNLNPNPGITQDSGFIELQLTLSDTGSNVTLIDGAHADNMP